Part of the Micromonospora inyonensis genome, TCCCGCAGCGCCGGCCGGTCGGTGCGGCACCGGGGCCGGGCCAGCGGGCAGCGGGGATGGAAGGCGCACCCGGCGGGCATCCGGTGCGGCGCGGGGGGCATGCCCTCGATCGGGGTCAGCCGGGCACCGGGGTGTTCCGGGGTGGGGATCGAATTCATCAACCCCCGGGTGTAGGGGTGGGCGGGGGTGTCGTAGACGGTACGCAGCGGGCCCGTCTCGACGACGGAACCGGCGTACATGACCGCGACCCGGTCGGCCACGTCGGCCACCACGCCGAGGTCGTGGGTGATCAGGATCATCGCCATCCCGTGGGCCCGGCGCAGGTCGCGCAGCAGGTCCATGATCTGCGCCTGCACCGTCACGTCCAGGGCGGTGGTCGGCTCGTCGGCGATCAGCAGCCGGGGACCGAGGGCGAGCGCCATGGCGATCACCACGCGCTGGCGCATCCCGCCGGAGAACTGGTGCGGGTAGTCCCGGGCGCGCTGGGCGGCGTGCGGGATGCCGACCTGTTCCAGGCCGGCGACCGCCCGGGCCCACGCCTCGCGGCGGGACACGCCGCGCCGTACCCGGAACAGCTCGGCGATCTGCTCGCCGACCCGCACCACCGGGTTGAGCGCGCTCAGCGAGTCCTGGAAGACCATGGCGAACTCGGTGCTGCACAGCTGGCGGGTGCGCCGTACCGGCCGGGCGGTCAGCTCCTCGCCGTCGTAGTGGATGGTGCCGCGGGCGATGGTGGCGCTGTGCCGGGGCAGCAGCGCCATCACCGCGCGGACGGTGACCGACTTGCCGGACCCGGACTCACCCAGGATGGCCA contains:
- a CDS encoding ABC transporter ATP-binding protein translates to MVAPPPTRQPLLSVDDLVVSFDGPLGTHPVLNGVSFHVDAGETLAILGESGSGKSVTVRAVMALLPRHSATIARGTIHYDGEELTARPVRRTRQLCSTEFAMVFQDSLSALNPVVRVGEQIAELFRVRRGVSRREAWARAVAGLEQVGIPHAAQRARDYPHQFSGGMRQRVVIAMALALGPRLLIADEPTTALDVTVQAQIMDLLRDLRRAHGMAMILITHDLGVVADVADRVAVMYAGSVVETGPLRTVYDTPAHPYTRGLMNSIPTPEHPGARLTPIEGMPPAPHRMPAGCAFHPRCPLARPRCRTDRPALREITPGQLSACHYAEEVVTGVRTPDAA